CCGACTGGCGTCGTCCGCCGGGGGCTCACTCGCGCCGAGTCGCGCGCCGTCGACCGCGCCCGCTCCGCATGCGCAGATCAGCGCTGCGACCGGCACCACGATCAGGGCTTGGTTCAGCGAGACGAATTCAGCAAGCCACCCAATGACCGCCGGACCGGACAGCGTCGCGACGTAGCCGAGTCCCACGACGTAGGACAGCTCCTTGCCCGACCCGCCCGAGACCGCGCCGGCGGCCGTGAACACCTGCGGTATTCCGCCACAGATGCCCAGGCCGAAGATCGCCCACCCCAAGAGGGTGAGGATCAACGAGTCCGTGTACACGACGAGCACCGCTCCGACCGTGGCCACGGCCGAACCCCACCGCAGCACCCGAACCGCGCCGACCCGATCCGCGATGCGATCGATCGTGAACCGTCCGATCGTCATCGCGACCACAAAGGCCGTGAAGGCCATGGTCCCAGTGGTCGGTGAAGCCCCTCGGTGCTCCTGCGCATGCAGGCTGCTCCAGTCCATGGCCGACCCCTCGGCCAGGAACAGCAGGAAGGAGAGAACTCCCAGGACCGCCAGTCTGCGCCACCGTGCCGACTTGTCGACCGGTTCGGAGGACTCTTCGAGCGGCGCCTCGACCTGGACCGGCCCGGATCCCATCCATCGGCGCCACAGCGCAGGCTTGACGGCGATCACGGCCCCCGCGCTCACCAGGCCGATGATCAGCGTCACCACAGGGGCCTTGGCGTGGACCGCGAAACCCACTGCGCTGCCCAGTGACCCGAGCGCGGTGCCGACAGAGAAGAACCCGTGAAACAGCCCCATGATGGGCCGTTCGTAGTCACGCTCCACCTCGACCGCAGCGACATTCATCGCCACGTCCCCGGTGCCGACGCAGATCCCGAAGACGACGGCCGCCACCATGGCCTGCGCCATGGAGGCCGCACACATCGGAACCACGACGGCCAGGGCCATCGCTGTCACGCTGATCAGCGAGACCGGCCCACTTCCGAAGCGGTCGGACAGCCTTCCGCCCACCTGCATGCCCACGACTGCGCCGACGCCCACCGCCAGCAGCACCGTGCCCAGCTGCCCCGCGGTGAGACCGACGGACTCCTTGAGTTCCGGCAGGTGCACGGCCCAGGTGCCGATGGTGACGCCGAAGGCGGCGAACAGCACCAGAACCGCTACGCGAGCGCGCGGTCCGGCACGGTCGAGTTGGTCTGCGGCGAAAGCGGACAGCTTCGTCGCTCCTTCCTGGACGAGCGGGACGTTCGGTCCGCTCTCGCGCACGACCGACTGAGGCGGCCAACCCGACACTTTGAACATATGTAGAAAATTGGCTGTGCCTAAATTAACCGTCGCCAATTGTGCCGTCAACAGGAGCGGGCAGCCCATCTTCGCGTTGAGACGGCACCCGGGGTGGCGCGCACTCGCACTCCACCACCCTCGGTGCGATCTCACCGCGCATTAGGATCTCTAATGCACATCAAAAATCATTAGCTGTACTCAGATCGCCCCGCGCCCTAGCGTGGCAGTCATGCCCACCCCCCTGGTCTTCGCGACCGGCTTCCTGACCAGCATCACGCTGATCGCCGCGATCGGTGCGCAGAACGCCTTCGTGCTGCGCCAGGGCATCCGCCGCGAGCACGTGGGTGCCGTGGTGACGTTGTGCGCGGTCTCGGATCTGGCGCTCATCGCGATCGGCATCGCAGGCTTCGGCGCCGTCATCGCCGCGCATCCCGATGTCGTCACCGTCGCCAAGTTCGGCGGCGCGGCGTTTCTCGTGGGCTATGGCCTGCTGGCGGCCAAGCGCGCCCTCACACCGGGAACGCTGACCCCGTCCGACGTCTCACCGGCGCGACTGGGCGCGGTGTTGGCGACGTGCCTGGCCCTGACGTTCCTCAATCCGCACGTCTACCTCGACACCGTCGTACTGATAGGGGCGCTGGCCAACGAGCACCGTGATGCACGGTGGCTGTTCGGGATCGGGGCGGCCGCCGCGAGTGCGGTCTGGTTCACGACGCTGGGTTACGGGGCAACGCGACTGTCCGCGTTGTTCGGCAGGCCCGCGACGTGGCGAGTTCTCGACGGTGCCGTTGCGGTCACGATGATCTCTTTGGGCGTGTACCTCGCGGCGTCATGAGATGTTCTGCAACAATCGTAGGAATGGACGCCCGCGAACCACTCGGTCTCCGGGAACGCAAGAAAATCCGCACCCGAGACGCGATCCGGCGTGAAGCCTTCCGACTCTTCGAGCGGAACGGCTACCCCAACACGACCGTCGAGCAGATCGCTGAGGCCGCCGACATCTCGTCGCGCACCTTCTTCCGGTACTTCCCCGCCAAGGAACACGTCCTCATCGACGACGACCTGATCCCGCCGATCATCGAGGCGTTCATCGCGGCCCCTCCCGAGTTGCCTCCGCTCGAGGCCTACAAGCAGGCCGTCCAGACCTCATTCGCGAAGTTGACCCCGGAACAGCGGGACAACGCCATCCGCGGGCAGCGACTGATGTACTCCGTGCCCGAGGCGCGTGCCATCCTCTACTCGGACTACGTCCGACTGATCGGCCTGATCGCCGACGCCCTCATGATTCGCCTGGCCGAACCCGTCTCCGACTTCGAGCGCCGTATCCTCGCTGGTTCGATCGTCGGCGTGCTGATCGCGTGCTCCGACGGCACCCCGATGCCGGGCAGCCCGATTTCGGACGGTCTCGACATCCTGAGCCGAAGGCTCACCCTGGACAGCCCCGGGCACGACACAATGGGCTGATGGCCCACAACAAAACCGTGTTCATCACGGGCGCAGCAGCAGGAATCGGGCGCGCCACCGCATTGACCTTCGCCCGCAGGGGCTACACGGTCGGCGCCTACGACATCGACGAAGCCGGGCTTGCGACGCTGTCCGCCGAGATCGCCGCACTGGGCGCCGCGGTGCGCACCGGCCACCTCGATGTCACCGACTTCGACGAAATGTCTGCTCGGACAGCCGAATTCGTTGCCGCGTCCGGAGGCAGGCTGGACGTGATGATCAACAACGCTGGGATCCTGGTCGCGGGAAGGTTCGCCGACATCGCGGTGCCCGCCCAGCGCAGGATGATCGACGTCAACTGCGTCGGGGTTCTCAACGGCGCACACGCCGCCCACGCCCACCTGCGCGCCACCCCGGGGTCGGTGCTGGTCAACCTCGCCTCGGCGTCAGCGATCTACGGCCAGGCCGAGCTCGCGGTGTACAGCGCCACCAAGTTCTTCGTCCGCGCCATGACCGAGGCGCTGGACCTCGAATGGGGCGCCGACGGCATCCGGGTCATCGACATGTGGCCCCTGTTCGTCCAGACCGCGATGACCGACGACATCCACACGGGCAGCACGTCGTCGCTGGGCATCAACCTCACGCCCGACGACGTCGCCGACGCGATCGCCGCTGCCGTCCACCCGTCCTGGCTCCGACGCCGCATCCACCAGGTGCACTTCCCCGTCGGGACCCAGACCAAGGTGTTCGCCCTGGGGTCTCGGTTCAGTCCGGCGTGGCTGACCCGGTTGTTGAACAAGAGGGTGTCGCAGTCCTGACGTTCTGATCTTGCTGCGCACAACCCTGTCTGGGCCTCACCACGGTCATTAGGGTCGGCCCGCATGAACGAAGACTGGCTCGCCGTCATCGTCGGCCTGGCCCTGCTCACCCTCGTCCTCGTCGGTGCGATTCCGGGCAGCGTGATCCCGTGACCGAACAGAACACCGAGACCACTCCCGTCCCCGACGACAGCACCCCACCGCGGACGTCGATCGGCACCATCGCTGCCGGAGTACTGGTGGTGATCGCCCTTGGCGCGGCCACCCGATACCTGGAGACGAATGTCCCGAAGTGGGCGTCGGGCACGTCGTTCGCCGGGGTGGCCAAGTCCATCGAGTTCCCGGTCTATGCGATCGCCATCGGCCTGCTCGGCAACGTCCTGCTGACCAAACTTGCTGTGCGCGATGCGCTTTCAGCGGGGTTCCGCACCGAATTCTTCATCAAGACCGGCCTGGTGCTGCTGGGCGCCTCGATCAACCTGAAGCTGCTGGTGACGGCGGCGGGACCGGCGATCCTGCAGGCACTGCTGCTGATCTCCATCGTCTTCGGGTTCACGTGGTGGCTCGGCGGGCGGCTGGGACTCGACGACAAGCTACGGGCACTGCTGGCCTCGGCCGTCTCGATCTGCGGTGTGAGCGCGGCGATCGCGGCCGCCGGTGCGGTGCAGGCCAAACGCGAACAGTTGGCCTATGCCGCGTCGCTGGTGATCGTGTTCGCGCTGCCGTCGATCTTCCTGCTGCCCTGGTTGGCCAGGCTGCTCGGACTTCCCGACGCAGTGGCCGGCGCGTGGATCGGCGGCAACATCGACACCACGGCCGCGGTCGCGGCCGCAGGCGCGATCGCCGGTGAGGACGCCCTGCAGATCGCGACCATCGTCAAGACCACTCAGAACGCCCTGATCGGCATCGTGGCCATCGCGCTGACGGCGTACTTCGCGTTGAAGATCGAACGTCGCACCGATGCGGCCGCGCGCCCATCGCTGCGGCAGTTCTGGGACCGCTTCCCGAAGTTCGTCCTCGGATTCATCGCGGCGTCGATCATCGGCACGCTGTACCTGCAATACGCGGGATCCGACGGCAAGGCCACCATCTCCAGTGTCAACGATCTGCGAACCTGGTTCCTGATCTTCGCGTTCGTGGCGATCGGCCTGGAGTTCTCGTTGAAGGGCCTGCGCGAGGCCGGATGGCGTCCGATCGCGGTATTCGCCTCGGCGACCGTGGTGAACATCGTCGTCGCCCTCGGTCTGGCCGTGCTGCTGTTCAGCAATTTCTCCACGGGAGGCTGACGGCCGGGCATAGCCTCAGCCGATGACGCCATGGACCAGGCGTGAGTTCCTCACGGCCACGGGCGTGGCCGGTTTGGCGCTGACGGCCTGCTCGTCGGAGTCCTCGTCCGGCGCCAATCCCGACAGCGGCGCCGTCACCCTCAAGCACGCATTCGGGGAGACCACGATCCCGTCGCCGCCGAAGAGAGTGGTCAGCGCCGGGTTCACCGAACAGGACGACCTGCTCGCGGTCGGCACCGTCCCGATCGCGACCACAGAATGGTTCGGCGCAGAACCGTTCGCGGTATGGCCGTGGGCGCAGTCCGCGCTTCGGGGGGCACAACCGACCGTGCTGCACATCGATGACGGCATCCAGGTCGAGCAGATCGCGGCCCTGAAGCCCGATCTGATCGTCGCGATCAACGCGGGATGTGATGAGGCGACCTATGAGAAGCTGTCGGCGATCGCCCCGACCCTCCCGCAGTCCGGGCGGTCGCCCTTCTTCGAGTCGTGGAGAGACCAGGCCACCGCCATCGGCCGGGCGACCTTCTCGGGCGATCGAATGACCGCACTGATCAAGGGTGTCGAGGACCGGTTCACGGCCGCAGGCACGGCCAACCCGCAGTTCAAGGACAAGTCGGTGCTTCTTCTGCAGGGGAGCACCGAGTGGGAGAACAGCGTCATCGCCAGTACGCCGGGGTGGCGCACTGGCTTCCTGACCCAGATGGGTCTCGTCATCCCCGACAGCATCACCGAATTCACCGACGACGGTCACGACCGCGCCGTCATCCCATTGGACAAGGTGGGACCCGCGCTCGACGCCGCCGACGTGCTGATCTGGGCATGCGAGAGCGAGGAGCAGCGTGCGGCGCTGCTGGCCGACCCCCGCATCGCGGAACTGCGGGCCAGCAGGGAGAACCGCAACGTCTTCACCACGCGGGAACAGGCGGGCGCGATCGCGTTCGCGTCGGTGCTGTCCTATCCCCTCGTCGCCGATCAGCTGCCGCCCCTGCTCGCGCAGGCCCTCGCCTGAGCGTCCCCATGTTCGTCCGCGAGCGGCCTCGTTCGCACGACTGAGCGCGGTGTGTCCGGTACCAACGCGGGCGCTCGCAGGGAAGGGGGCGGGTGGGGTCTGCTTGGATAGCTCAAGTGAACGACACCGAACACGCATCAGGCTTCGCGCGGGTCGGGTCCGCGTACTACCCGGTCCTGGTCTCGGTGTTCACGGCGCTGGTGATCATCTCGAACGTCACGGCCACCAAGGGCGTGGCCTTCGGCCCGATCATCACCGACGGCGGATTCATCGTGTTCCCGCTGACCTACATCATCGGCGACGTGCTCTCGGAGGTGTACGGCTTCAAGGCCGCGCGCCGCGCGATCATCCTCGGCTTCGCGATGAACGCCCTGGCCGCGTTCGCGTTCTGGTTGACGATCTACCTGCCCGCGGCGGACTTCTACGAGAACCAGGCGCACTTCGAGAACGTGGTGCACTCCTACACGCAGTTGATCGTCGCCGGCCTGGCTGGATTCCTCGTCGGGCAAACCATCAACGCCTGGGCGGTGGTGGCGATCAAGGCGCGGACCAAGGAGAAACACCTGTGGGCCCGCCTGATCGGATCGACGTTCCTGGGCCAACTCGGCGACTCGCTGGTGTTCTGCGCGATCGCCGCCAATGCCATCGGCATCAGCACATTTCGCGATTTCGCGGTCTACACGGCACTGGGTTGGTTCTACAAGACGGCGGTCGAAGTCGTGCTGCTGCCGGTCACGTACCGGGTGATCGCGTTCATCAAGAGGCGTGAGCCCAGTTATGAACCGATGGTCTGAAAAATCGCCATCTCTGAAATGTTGATAAGGCCCCTCTGGCGACCCAGTAAAGTCACGAGCTTCCTAAGCTACTCGGCGGTAACGTCGTGTCATGAGCCTCACGGTGGACTTGTTAACCTCTGGCAGGGCGCAACGCGTGGTGCGTGATTACGGCGACTGTGCCCTGCTTCTTGAATGCGAAGATTCGGCCGAGGTGCTGGCCTGGACGGCCACTCTGAGGCACGCGGAACTGCCGGGAGTCCTCGACATCGTCCCGGCCGCACGAACTGTGCTGGTGAAACTGGACGGGCCGCGATACCAGGCTCCGACCCGGCAGCGACTGGCCAAACTTCCCCTCACCGAGCCGGTGGTCGACGCCCCCGCGAGCGGTCAGCCCGACGTGGTGATCGACGTCGTCTACGACGGCGAAGACCTCGTCGAGGTGGGTCGTCTCACCGGGTTGGACCCGGTCGGAGTGATCGCCGCGCACATCGGCACGCTGTGGCGGGTCGGGTTCGGCGGCTTCGCACCCGGCTTCGCCTATCTGATCGGAGGCGACCCCAGACTGAATGTCCCGCGCCGAAGCGACCCCCGAACCAGGGTGCCCGCGGGAGCGATCGGCCTCGCGGGCGAGTTCAGCGGTGTCTACCCCCGGGAGTCCCCCGGCGGATGGCAGCTGATCGGCCGCACCGACGCCGTGCTGTGGGACATCGAACGCGAGAATCCGGCGCTGCTCACGCCGGGCATGTGGGTGCAGTTCAGGGCCGCGTGAAGGGAACCGTCATGACAACGCTGGAGATCATGCACACCGGACCGCTGGCCCTCGTCGAGGACCTCGGCCGCCCCGGCAAGGCGCATCTGGGCGTCACCCGGTCCGGCGCGGCCGACCGGCGCTCGCACACGCTCGCCAACCGCCTGGTGGCCAACCCCGACGACCGGGCCACGGTCGAGGTCACGATGGGTGGGCTCGTCGCGCGGGTGCAGGGCGGCGACGCCGACATCGCCGTGACCGGAGCCGACACCGATCCCATGGTGAACGGAAAGCTGTTCGGCACCAACAGCATCTGCCATGTCCGGGACGGCGATGTGATCACCCTGGGGTCGCCCTACACCGGCATACGGAGCTACCTCGCGGTGCGCGGTGGCATCGACGTTCAACCGGTGTTGGGATCGCGCAGCTATGACGTGATGTCGGCGATCGGGCCCGTGCCGCTTCAGCGTGGCGATGTCCTGCGCATCGGCACCCACAACGGGGAGTACCCCGAGGTCGACCAGGCGCCAGTGGCGGGGATCGAGAGCCAGCTCGTCGACCTGCGGGTCATCGCCGGCCCCCGCGACGACTGGTTCGTCGCCCCCGATGCGCTGGTGCACACCGTCTGGATCGCCTCCGAGCGCAGCGACCGCGTGGGCATGCGCCTCAGCGGAACCCCCATGCAGTACCGCTGGCCGGATCGGCAGCTGCCGTCGGAGGGCGCCACCCGCGGCGCCATCCAGGTGCCGCCCAATGGCCAACCGGTGATCCTGGGCCCCGATCACCCCGTGACCGGCGGCTATCCCGTCGCGGGTGTGATCGTTGATGCCGACATCGACAAGGTCGCCCAGATCCGACCCGGACAGCCCGTTCGGCTGCATTGGGCCCGCCCCCGCGGCTAGCGCTTCCACCACCGAGCGACCATCCTGGTACAGGACACGCCGTCCACGGCGTACCTGGATGGTCGGTCGCGGCGAGGAGGGACTCAAGCGTGCACCCGGAGGTCCACACCGCACGCCTGCTGCACACCTCGGATCTCGACGACGAGACCCGCGAGGACGCCCGCCACATGCTCGACGCCGCGTTCGACGGTGACTTCTCCGATGACGACTGGGAGCACGCGCTGGGCGGTATGCACGCCCTGGTCACCCACCACGGCGCCGTGGTCGCCCACGCATCAGTGGTGCAGCGCCGACTGATCCACGACAGTGCGGCCCTGCGCTGCGGGTACGTCGAAGCCGTTGCCGTGCACCCGGACTGGCGCGGACAGGGGCTCGGTGCGGCCGTCATGGCCGCGGCCGAACAGGTGATCCGCGGGGCGTATGTGCTCGGTGCCCTGGGCGCTGCCGAGAATTCACACGGCTTCTATGCGGGCCGCGGCTGGCGGCGGTGGGAGGGGCCGACCTCGGTGCTGGCCCCCGGCGGCCCGACGCGGACCCCGGACGACGACCACAACGTCTTCGTACTGCCGGTCGACGTCGAGGTGGACATCAGCGCGGAACTGATGTGCGACTGGCGGGCCGGCGACGTCTGGTGACTTCGAGCGTAGTTTGGATAGCGTGACGGAGCAGTCTACGGATGAATTCCGCCCCACACTGGAATCCTTCGACCACCTCTATCGCGGTGAGCCGGTCGTCGAAGGCGGCCCCCCTCCCAGCGGTGTCCCGTGGGACATCGGCCGGGCGCAGCCTCGACTGGCAGAACTCGAAGCCCTCGGAGCCATCAAAGGCGAGGTCCTCGACATCGGCTGCGGCCTCGGCGACAACGCCATCTACCTCGCCTCACGCGGTCACTCCGTCACCGCCCTCGACGGGTCGGAGGCCGCGATCGAGCAGGCCCGGCAGCGTGCCGCCGACGTCGGCGCCGTCGTCACGTTCGGCGTCGCCGACGCCACCGCGTTGACGGGATACGACGACCGGTTCGACACCGTCGTCGACAGCGCGCTGATGCACTGCCTCGACGACGCAGGCCGACACGCGTACGCCGCGGGCCTGCACCGCGCCACCCGACCCGGAGCGCGCTGGTTCATCTACTGTTTCGCCGACGCGAACGTCAACGGCGTGGTCACGCCCATGCACGGAGTGCCCGAGGCGACCCTGCGCGACGTCCTCACCCGCAACGGATGGCGGGTGGACTTCCTGGGACCGACCACCTACCTGGGCAATACGGCCGGGTTCACCGCCCCGCCGGGACCACCGCCCGAAAACATGCCCGCCGCACAAAGTGCGGAGATGAAGAAGATGGCCGAGCGGATGGCGGCGATCCTGCCCTTGATCGATGATGGCCTGGTGCACCTGCCGTTCACCGTGGTGCACGCCACCCGCGTCGGCTGATCCTCACAGACCGGGTTCGCACGGGGTGAGCGCATGTTCACCCCGGGGTCACCGCCTGGCGAGTTCGGGAAACAAACCGTTCCTAGCGTGGATCACATGATCACACGCGGCCGGGGTGAGACATCGCCGCAATCGTTGGGTAACGCAGGCGAAACACCGCCTCTCTACACAGGAGCCATGCCCGAGAACGACTGGGCACCGCTGACCGGATATCGCGTGGCGGTGACCGCCGCGCGACGCTCCGAGGAACTGTGCACGCTGCTGCGCCGCCGAGGAGCCACAGTGTGCGCCGCAGCCGCCATCGCGATGGTGCCGCTGCCCGACGATGACGAACTGCACCGCAACACCGAGGCCCTGATCGCCGCCCCACCCGACATCGTGGTCGCCACGACCGGAATCGGGTTCCGCGGCTGGATGGCCGCCGCCGACGGGTGGGGGCTGGCCGCCGAACTGACCGGGGCGCTGGGTCGGGCCCGCGTCGTATCGAGGGGTCCGAAGGCCACCGGCGCCCTGCGGGCCGCTGACCTGCCCGAGGAGTGGTCCCCGGAGTCGGAGTCGTCCCGCGAGGTGCTGCAGTACCTGCGTGAAGCCGGGATCGCCGGCCAGCGCATCGCAGTGCAGTTGCACGGTGCGACTGACGAGTGGGACCCGTTTCCGGAGTTCCTGGATGAACTGCGGGCCGCCGGCGCCGACGTCGTGCCGATCCGCGTCTACCGCTGGCGTCCGGCGCCGCGTGGAGGCGCCTTCGACACACTCGTGTACGGAATTGCCGACCAGCAGTACGACGCCGTGAGCTTCACGTCGGCGCCCGCGGTCGCGGCGACGCTGCTGCGGGCCGCCGACCTCGGGGTCGAGGCCGAAGTGCTGACCGCGTTGCGCGGACCCGTCCACGCCATGTGCGTCGGCCCCGTGACGGCCCGCCCGCTGGTGCGCCTCGGGGTGCCGACGTCGTCACCCGAGCGGATGCGGTTGGGCGCGTTGGCGCGTCACATCACCGACGAACTTCCGCTGCTGCGCTCCCGCACGGTGCTGGCCGCGGGCCACAACGTGGAGATCCGCGGGACGTGCGTCATAGTCGACGGTTCGGTGAAGTCCCTGTCCCCCGCGGCGATGGCCACCATGCGCGCGCTCGCAGACCGACCGGGGACGGTGGTGTCCCGTCGCGACCTGCTCGCCGCGCTGCCGGGCGCGGGAACCGACACCCACGCTGTTGAGACCGCGGTGCTGCGGCTGCGAACGGCCCTGGGGGACAAGAACATCGTGGCCACCGTGGTCAAACGCGGATATCGGCTGGCAGTGGACGAGCACCCGGCGGGTGCGGCATGAGGGAACTGGTGCTGGTTGCCCACGGGACACGCAAACCCGGCGGCGTGGAGATGATCGGTCACCTGGCCGACCGGGTCAGCACGAGCCTGGGCCAGCGGGTGCGCGTGGCCTTCGTCGATGTGCTTGGCCCGACCCCCGCCGAGGTGCTGGCCTCGCTGCACCGCCAGCGCGCGGTCCTGGTGCCGGCATTCCTCTCCAGCGGATACCACGTCCGCAACGACATCCCCGAGCATGTCGAGGCCAGCGGCCATCCCGATGTGACGGTGACGCCCGCGTTGGGCCCGTGCCCGCAGATGGTGCGCGTCGTGACCGAGCGTCTCATCGAATCCGGTTGGCAGCCAGACGATTCAGTGGTTCTGGCCGCCGCAGGCACGTCTGATCTCAACGCTCAGCGCGACCTTCGGGTGACCGCGACGCTGCTGTCGGCCGCGCTGGGCAACCGTGTGGAACTGGCCTATGCGGCGACGGGTGAACCCCGGGTCGCCGACGCCGTAGCACGGTTGCGGGAACGCGGGGCCGGGCGCGTGGTGGTGGCGTCATATCTGTTGGCGGACGGTCTTTTTCAGGATCGCCTGCGCACCTCCGGCGCTGACGTCGTCACCGAACCGCTGGGCCTGCACCCCGGCACGGTGCGACTGATCGCGTCACGGTTCCGGCGGGCGGCGGTGCCGTCGCTGATGAGCGCCTGACCCTGCTTTCTTGCTCCTGCCTCGTGCTCCCGGGCTCTGTGGGCGCTACGGCTCTGGGCGCTGCGTCACTGGGCGCCGCGACACTGGGCGCCGCGTCACTGGGCGCCCCGGCGCCCCACTCCCCCACGACACTTAAACCCTCGCGACGACACGCCGAGCAACGTCGCAGAGGTTTAAGTCTCGGCGCGGGACCGGGTGCAATGTGGGTCTACAGGCGCGCCGGCGGGGCCAACCAGCCAGCGTGCGGCGGCGCGGGACCGGGTGCCGTCACGACCCGGCTAGGTGCACCCGCTCACGCTGATCCGTCTGCCCACGTTGGCGCACACCGAGACGTTGGGCGGTGGTGGCG
The DNA window shown above is from Mycolicibacterium confluentis and carries:
- a CDS encoding YeiH family protein is translated as MTEQNTETTPVPDDSTPPRTSIGTIAAGVLVVIALGAATRYLETNVPKWASGTSFAGVAKSIEFPVYAIAIGLLGNVLLTKLAVRDALSAGFRTEFFIKTGLVLLGASINLKLLVTAAGPAILQALLLISIVFGFTWWLGGRLGLDDKLRALLASAVSICGVSAAIAAAGAVQAKREQLAYAASLVIVFALPSIFLLPWLARLLGLPDAVAGAWIGGNIDTTAAVAAAGAIAGEDALQIATIVKTTQNALIGIVAIALTAYFALKIERRTDAAARPSLRQFWDRFPKFVLGFIAASIIGTLYLQYAGSDGKATISSVNDLRTWFLIFAFVAIGLEFSLKGLREAGWRPIAVFASATVVNIVVALGLAVLLFSNFSTGG
- a CDS encoding queuosine precursor transporter; this encodes MAQVNDTEHASGFARVGSAYYPVLVSVFTALVIISNVTATKGVAFGPIITDGGFIVFPLTYIIGDVLSEVYGFKAARRAIILGFAMNALAAFAFWLTIYLPAADFYENQAHFENVVHSYTQLIVAGLAGFLVGQTINAWAVVAIKARTKEKHLWARLIGSTFLGQLGDSLVFCAIAANAIGISTFRDFAVYTALGWFYKTAVEVVLLPVTYRVIAFIKRREPSYEPMV
- a CDS encoding 5-oxoprolinase/urea amidolyase family protein, yielding MTTLEIMHTGPLALVEDLGRPGKAHLGVTRSGAADRRSHTLANRLVANPDDRATVEVTMGGLVARVQGGDADIAVTGADTDPMVNGKLFGTNSICHVRDGDVITLGSPYTGIRSYLAVRGGIDVQPVLGSRSYDVMSAIGPVPLQRGDVLRIGTHNGEYPEVDQAPVAGIESQLVDLRVIAGPRDDWFVAPDALVHTVWIASERSDRVGMRLSGTPMQYRWPDRQLPSEGATRGAIQVPPNGQPVILGPDHPVTGGYPVAGVIVDADIDKVAQIRPGQPVRLHWARPRG
- a CDS encoding 5-oxoprolinase subunit B family protein produces the protein MSLTVDLLTSGRAQRVVRDYGDCALLLECEDSAEVLAWTATLRHAELPGVLDIVPAARTVLVKLDGPRYQAPTRQRLAKLPLTEPVVDAPASGQPDVVIDVVYDGEDLVEVGRLTGLDPVGVIAAHIGTLWRVGFGGFAPGFAYLIGGDPRLNVPRRSDPRTRVPAGAIGLAGEFSGVYPRESPGGWQLIGRTDAVLWDIERENPALLTPGMWVQFRAA
- a CDS encoding TetR family transcriptional regulator, yielding MDAREPLGLRERKKIRTRDAIRREAFRLFERNGYPNTTVEQIAEAADISSRTFFRYFPAKEHVLIDDDLIPPIIEAFIAAPPELPPLEAYKQAVQTSFAKLTPEQRDNAIRGQRLMYSVPEARAILYSDYVRLIGLIADALMIRLAEPVSDFERRILAGSIVGVLIACSDGTPMPGSPISDGLDILSRRLTLDSPGHDTMG
- a CDS encoding LysE/ArgO family amino acid transporter codes for the protein MPTPLVFATGFLTSITLIAAIGAQNAFVLRQGIRREHVGAVVTLCAVSDLALIAIGIAGFGAVIAAHPDVVTVAKFGGAAFLVGYGLLAAKRALTPGTLTPSDVSPARLGAVLATCLALTFLNPHVYLDTVVLIGALANEHRDARWLFGIGAAAASAVWFTTLGYGATRLSALFGRPATWRVLDGAVAVTMISLGVYLAAS
- a CDS encoding MFS transporter, producing the protein MFKVSGWPPQSVVRESGPNVPLVQEGATKLSAFAADQLDRAGPRARVAVLVLFAAFGVTIGTWAVHLPELKESVGLTAGQLGTVLLAVGVGAVVGMQVGGRLSDRFGSGPVSLISVTAMALAVVVPMCAASMAQAMVAAVVFGICVGTGDVAMNVAAVEVERDYERPIMGLFHGFFSVGTALGSLGSAVGFAVHAKAPVVTLIIGLVSAGAVIAVKPALWRRWMGSGPVQVEAPLEESSEPVDKSARWRRLAVLGVLSFLLFLAEGSAMDWSSLHAQEHRGASPTTGTMAFTAFVVAMTIGRFTIDRIADRVGAVRVLRWGSAVATVGAVLVVYTDSLILTLLGWAIFGLGICGGIPQVFTAAGAVSGGSGKELSYVVGLGYVATLSGPAVIGWLAEFVSLNQALIVVPVAALICACGAGAVDGARLGASEPPADDASRHG
- a CDS encoding SDR family oxidoreductase, producing the protein MAHNKTVFITGAAAGIGRATALTFARRGYTVGAYDIDEAGLATLSAEIAALGAAVRTGHLDVTDFDEMSARTAEFVAASGGRLDVMINNAGILVAGRFADIAVPAQRRMIDVNCVGVLNGAHAAHAHLRATPGSVLVNLASASAIYGQAELAVYSATKFFVRAMTEALDLEWGADGIRVIDMWPLFVQTAMTDDIHTGSTSSLGINLTPDDVADAIAAAVHPSWLRRRIHQVHFPVGTQTKVFALGSRFSPAWLTRLLNKRVSQS
- a CDS encoding GNAT family N-acetyltransferase, which encodes MHPEVHTARLLHTSDLDDETREDARHMLDAAFDGDFSDDDWEHALGGMHALVTHHGAVVAHASVVQRRLIHDSAALRCGYVEAVAVHPDWRGQGLGAAVMAAAEQVIRGAYVLGALGAAENSHGFYAGRGWRRWEGPTSVLAPGGPTRTPDDDHNVFVLPVDVEVDISAELMCDWRAGDVW
- a CDS encoding ABC transporter substrate-binding protein: MTPWTRREFLTATGVAGLALTACSSESSSGANPDSGAVTLKHAFGETTIPSPPKRVVSAGFTEQDDLLAVGTVPIATTEWFGAEPFAVWPWAQSALRGAQPTVLHIDDGIQVEQIAALKPDLIVAINAGCDEATYEKLSAIAPTLPQSGRSPFFESWRDQATAIGRATFSGDRMTALIKGVEDRFTAAGTANPQFKDKSVLLLQGSTEWENSVIASTPGWRTGFLTQMGLVIPDSITEFTDDGHDRAVIPLDKVGPALDAADVLIWACESEEQRAALLADPRIAELRASRENRNVFTTREQAGAIAFASVLSYPLVADQLPPLLAQALA
- a CDS encoding class I SAM-dependent methyltransferase; the encoded protein is MTEQSTDEFRPTLESFDHLYRGEPVVEGGPPPSGVPWDIGRAQPRLAELEALGAIKGEVLDIGCGLGDNAIYLASRGHSVTALDGSEAAIEQARQRAADVGAVVTFGVADATALTGYDDRFDTVVDSALMHCLDDAGRHAYAAGLHRATRPGARWFIYCFADANVNGVVTPMHGVPEATLRDVLTRNGWRVDFLGPTTYLGNTAGFTAPPGPPPENMPAAQSAEMKKMAERMAAILPLIDDGLVHLPFTVVHATRVG